One segment of Brassica napus cultivar Da-Ae chromosome C3, Da-Ae, whole genome shotgun sequence DNA contains the following:
- the LOC106387836 gene encoding 60S ribosomal protein L13-2, with the protein MKHNNVIPNGHFKKHWQNYVKTWFNQPARKTRRRVARQKKAVKIFPRPTAGPLRPVVHGQTLKYNMKVRTGKGFTLEELKAAGIPKKLAPTIGISLDHRRKNRSLEGLQSNVQRLKTYKAKLVIFPRRARKVKAGDSTAEELANATQVQGDYMPIVREKQAMELVKLTSEMKSVNAYDKIRLERTNKRHAGARAKRAADAEKEEKK; encoded by the exons ATGAAGCACAACAATGTTATCCCGAATGGTCATTTCAAGAAGCACTGGCAGAACTATGTCAAGACATGGTTCAACCAGCCTGCCAGGAAAACCAGAAGAAGAGTTG CGAGACAGAAGAAGGCTGTGAAGATCTTCCCACGTCCCACTGCTGGACCTCTCCGCCCTGTTGTGCATGGTCAGACCCTAAAGTACAACATGAAGGTCAGAACTGGTAAAGGATTCACTCTTGAAGAGCTCAAG GCTGCTGGGATCCCCAAGAAGTTGGCACCCACCATTGGTATCTCTCTTGACCATCGTCGCAAGAACAGATCATTGGAGGGTCTTCAATCCAATGTCCAGAGGCTGAAAACTTACAAGGCTAAGTTGGTCATCTTCCCGCGTCGTGCCAGGAAGGTCAAG GCTGGTGATTCTACTGCAGAAGAGTTGGCTAATGCCACTCAAGTCCAGGGAGATTACATGCCTATCGTCCGTGAGAAGCAAGCAATGGAGCTAGTGAAGCTGACCTCTGAGATGAAATCGGTGAATGCTTACGACAAGATTCGTCTAGAGCGCACAAACAAGAGACATGCAGGTGCTAGAGCCAAGAGGGCTGCTGATgctgagaaagaagagaagaagtga
- the LOC106387833 gene encoding uncharacterized protein LOC106387833 isoform X1: MTTTEFGIVYAVHIITSHFGSVASKVCECLLRRGPLSSREISRLAESDINHTKVKDILYLLIQHNCVQAFSIEPPDGSESKATVQYIALFSNILHRARYNKFSKVVNEELGSQCSGVLDGLLSNGRLTLEQLIDRDRDSKKQMGSEAIRDSLQKLVAARFVERVPSPEPVLGNKDEGPAQKKRGAKASKIFKEPESLDERILEAATPVDAIRFPFIFEQGSSSTVADDDSNISEGKRKQPEVDYTSGPSNEVIWRPNFEELIRRLRHKACVEMVKERRDEGCANVMKAMLEVGRSQEKKAKTDKSLQMSMGSIYEELIKTDAGREMTQERVEACLEQLSATSSYLPAFVIESDGSYIVDFKSIISVAQKDEMESVVMRRYGKEAFRMFRYLSQEDRFVETDKIADAALTEKKDTPQILLKMWKDGYLHMQKLAVTGVYMPFLLWKVNKLVVSRQMLDEMYHASLNLSLRLTHETDSEKELLLLPMEKLEGALKERRNKYRAKSVLLTSARFKLDDAIMLFHDF, encoded by the exons ATGACGACGACTGAGTTCGGCATCGTCTACGCCGTCCACATCATCACCTCACACTTCGGTTCCGTCGCATCG AAAGTGTGCGAGTGTCTTCTCCGGAGAGGACCTCTTTCCTCCCGAGAAATCTCTCGTCTAGCCGAATCTGACATCAACCATACCAAAGTCAAGGACATTCTCTACCTCTTGATTCAGCATAATTGCGTTCAAGCTTTCTCTATTGAACCGCCCG ATGGTTCAGAGAGCAAAGCTACTGTACAGTACATTGCACTGTTTAGCAACATTCTTCACCGTGCGAGGTACAACAAGTTTTCCAAGGTTGTAAACGAAGAGCTTGGCTCTCAG TGCAGCGGAGTGCTTGATGGTTTACTTAGTAACGGTAGGCTTACCTTGGAACAGCTTATAGATAGAGACAGAG attcaaaaaaacaaatggGTTCAGAGGCTATCAGAGATTCTCTTCAGAAACTGGTTGCTGCACGTTTTGTTGAGCGCGTTCCTTCTCCCGAACCTGTTCTTGGAAACAAAGATGAAGGTCCTGCTCAAAAGAAAAGAGGCGCCAAAGCTTCCAAG ATCTTTAAAGAACCAGAAAGCTTAGACGAGCGTATTCTCGAAGCAGCAACCCCAGTTGACGCAATAAGGTTTCCATTTATATTCGAGCAAGGCTCTAGTTCAACAGTAGCAGATGACGACAGTAACATCTCTGAGGGGAAG CGTAAACAACCTGAAGTGGACTACACATCAGGTCCGAGCAATGAGGTAATCTGGCGTCCTAATTTCGAGGAGCTCATCCGCCGCCTTAGACATAAG gcGTGTGTGGAGATGGTGAAAGAGCGGAGAGATGAAGGATGTGCTAATGTCATGAAGGCAATGTTAGAAGTAGGAAGATCTCAGGAGAAGAAGGCGAAAACCGACAAGTCCC TTCAAATGTCAATGGGTTCCATTTACGAAGAGCTTATAAAGACAGACGCAGGCCGCGAAATGACACAAGAGCGAGTTGAAGCATGCCTTGAGCAATTGAGTGCAACGTCTTCTTATCTACCAGCGTTTGTGATAGAATCAGATGGTTCATACATAGTTG ATTTTAAATCCATTATCAGCGTAGCACAGAAAGATGAG ATGGAATCGGTAGTTATGAGAAGATATGGGAAAGAAGCTTTCAGAATGTTCAGATACTTGTCACAAGAAGACCGTTTTGTTGAGACCGATAAA ATTGCTGATGCTGCACTGACTGAAAAGAAAGACACGccacaaatccttttgaagatgTGGAAAGATGGTTACTTACATATGCAG AAATTGGCGGTGACGGGAGTGTACATGCCGTTCCTATTGTGGAAGGTAAACAAGCTGGTTGTGTCGAGGCAAATGTTGGATGAGATGTATCATGCTTCCTTAAACTTGAGTCTCAGGTTGACCCATGAGACGGATTCAGAGAAAGAG TTGTTGTTGCTGCCAATGGAGAAACTAGAAGGAGCTTTGAAGGAGAGACGGAATAAGTACAGAGCTAAGAGTGTGTTGCTCACTTCAGCTAGGTTTAAACTTGATGATGCTATTATGCTTTTCCATGACTTCTAG
- the LOC106387833 gene encoding uncharacterized protein LOC106387833 isoform X2 — translation MTTTEFGIVYAVHIITSHFGSVASKVCECLLRRGPLSSREISRLAESDINHTKVKDILYLLIQHNCVQAFSIEPPDGSESKATVQYIALFSNILHRARYNKFSKVVNEELGSQCSGVLDGLLSNGRLTLEQLIDRDRDSKKQMGSEAIRDSLQKLVAARFVERVPSPEPVLGNKDEGPAQKKRGAKASKIFKEPESLDERILEAATPVDAIRFPFIFEQGSSSTVADDDSNISEGKRKQPEVDYTSGPSNEVIWRPNFEELIRRLRHKACVEMVKERRDEGCANVMKAMLEVGRSQEKKAKTDKSLQMSMGSIYEELIKTDAGREMTQERVEACLEQLSATSSYLPAFVIESDGSYIVDFKSIISVAQKDEMESVVMRRYGKEAFRMFRYLSQEDRFVETDKIADAALTEKKDTPQILLKMWKDGYLHMQKLAVTGVYMPFLLWKVNKLVVSRQMLDEMYHASLNLSLSCCCCQWRN, via the exons ATGACGACGACTGAGTTCGGCATCGTCTACGCCGTCCACATCATCACCTCACACTTCGGTTCCGTCGCATCG AAAGTGTGCGAGTGTCTTCTCCGGAGAGGACCTCTTTCCTCCCGAGAAATCTCTCGTCTAGCCGAATCTGACATCAACCATACCAAAGTCAAGGACATTCTCTACCTCTTGATTCAGCATAATTGCGTTCAAGCTTTCTCTATTGAACCGCCCG ATGGTTCAGAGAGCAAAGCTACTGTACAGTACATTGCACTGTTTAGCAACATTCTTCACCGTGCGAGGTACAACAAGTTTTCCAAGGTTGTAAACGAAGAGCTTGGCTCTCAG TGCAGCGGAGTGCTTGATGGTTTACTTAGTAACGGTAGGCTTACCTTGGAACAGCTTATAGATAGAGACAGAG attcaaaaaaacaaatggGTTCAGAGGCTATCAGAGATTCTCTTCAGAAACTGGTTGCTGCACGTTTTGTTGAGCGCGTTCCTTCTCCCGAACCTGTTCTTGGAAACAAAGATGAAGGTCCTGCTCAAAAGAAAAGAGGCGCCAAAGCTTCCAAG ATCTTTAAAGAACCAGAAAGCTTAGACGAGCGTATTCTCGAAGCAGCAACCCCAGTTGACGCAATAAGGTTTCCATTTATATTCGAGCAAGGCTCTAGTTCAACAGTAGCAGATGACGACAGTAACATCTCTGAGGGGAAG CGTAAACAACCTGAAGTGGACTACACATCAGGTCCGAGCAATGAGGTAATCTGGCGTCCTAATTTCGAGGAGCTCATCCGCCGCCTTAGACATAAG gcGTGTGTGGAGATGGTGAAAGAGCGGAGAGATGAAGGATGTGCTAATGTCATGAAGGCAATGTTAGAAGTAGGAAGATCTCAGGAGAAGAAGGCGAAAACCGACAAGTCCC TTCAAATGTCAATGGGTTCCATTTACGAAGAGCTTATAAAGACAGACGCAGGCCGCGAAATGACACAAGAGCGAGTTGAAGCATGCCTTGAGCAATTGAGTGCAACGTCTTCTTATCTACCAGCGTTTGTGATAGAATCAGATGGTTCATACATAGTTG ATTTTAAATCCATTATCAGCGTAGCACAGAAAGATGAG ATGGAATCGGTAGTTATGAGAAGATATGGGAAAGAAGCTTTCAGAATGTTCAGATACTTGTCACAAGAAGACCGTTTTGTTGAGACCGATAAA ATTGCTGATGCTGCACTGACTGAAAAGAAAGACACGccacaaatccttttgaagatgTGGAAAGATGGTTACTTACATATGCAG AAATTGGCGGTGACGGGAGTGTACATGCCGTTCCTATTGTGGAAGGTAAACAAGCTGGTTGTGTCGAGGCAAATGTTGGATGAGATGTATCATGCTTCCTTAAACTTGAGTCTCAG TTGTTGTTGCTGCCAATGGAGAAACTAG
- the LOC125583093 gene encoding uncharacterized protein LOC125583093, which yields MQVLLVAEQNNQLVTLNHQARPTGSAPFPEANVASSSYDNRRGRGCGRGGNRYHGRRRGRRRRFCPYDERNNKDFHENERNEKGQDDKRQTGKVCYRCDMKGHWVRNCRTPKHLADLYRESQKGKEKGRGETNFISDEHGPSFHGLNDDTHLDVSDFLVEPESIDE from the coding sequence ATGCAAGTCCTCCTTGTAGCGGAGCAGAATAATCAACTCGTGACTTTAAACCATCAAGCTCGTCCCACTGGATCTGCTCCATTCCCTGAAGCGAATGTTGCATCATCCAGTTATGATAATAGAAGAGGACGAGGTTGTGGGCGTGGTGGAAACCGTTATCATGGTCGTCGAagaggacgaagaagaagattttgTCCCTATgatgaaagaaataataaagactTCCACGAAAATGAAAGGAATGAAAAGGGCCAGGATGATAAAAGGCAAACGGGAAAGGTTTGCTACAGATGCGACATGAAAGGTCATTGGGTACGTAACTGTCGTACGCCAAAACATTTAGCCGATCTGTATAGAGAATCCCAAAAgggaaaagaaaaaggaagaggTGAAACAAACTTCATCTCTGATGAACATGGGCCATCCTTTCATGGTTTAAACGATGATACTCATCTCGACGTATCAGATTTTCTAGTTGAGCCAGAGAGTATCGATGAGTGA